The proteins below come from a single uncultured Dethiosulfovibrio sp. genomic window:
- a CDS encoding serine hydrolase, with amino-acid sequence MAISDDLALSVSSFEGIGATAGVVVSAPGSGFRWRHNDSRRFPSASLIKLAVLWSLFKGDEAGLWSLQDEVDIPKDQVVEGGLLHRWFHGGRLRLDDLALLMVAVSDNTAANLLIDHIGMERINEDISSLGLEDTVLGRKMMDFEAKKMGRDNYTSPRDLEKLIEALALTGKRPMRERALEVMSCQKLRSKLPGSIPVSDVDDLEVILAHKTGELPGSEHDCGVFFHREKNPVIVVVLTEGLVSPKHGIAFCRDIGKKIYENFNFESEGTL; translated from the coding sequence TTGGCTATCTCGGACGATCTGGCTTTATCGGTCTCGTCTTTCGAGGGGATTGGAGCCACTGCTGGAGTGGTGGTCTCCGCCCCTGGATCGGGTTTCAGATGGCGCCATAACGACTCTCGTCGTTTTCCATCCGCCAGCCTTATAAAACTAGCGGTGTTGTGGTCGCTATTTAAGGGCGACGAGGCCGGGCTTTGGTCTCTCCAGGATGAGGTGGATATACCTAAAGATCAGGTCGTGGAGGGAGGGCTTCTGCACCGCTGGTTTCATGGTGGTCGTCTTCGACTCGACGATCTGGCCCTGCTCATGGTTGCGGTGAGCGATAATACCGCCGCAAACCTTCTCATAGACCATATCGGCATGGAGAGGATCAACGAGGATATCTCGTCATTAGGGCTTGAAGACACAGTTCTAGGCCGTAAGATGATGGATTTCGAGGCAAAAAAAATGGGAAGGGACAACTATACCTCTCCTCGGGATCTGGAAAAACTGATCGAAGCTTTGGCCTTAACCGGAAAACGCCCTATGAGGGAAAGGGCCTTGGAAGTGATGTCCTGTCAAAAACTGAGATCCAAGCTCCCTGGAAGTATTCCAGTATCGGATGTGGACGACCTTGAGGTGATTTTGGCCCATAAAACAGGGGAGCTACCGGGATCGGAGCACGACTGCGGCGTGTTTTTTCATCGGGAAAAGAATCCCGTCATAGTCGTGGTACTGACGGAGGGACTAGTCTCTCCCAAACAT
- a CDS encoding Na+/H+ antiporter NhaC family protein — MEQGSLLGLIPLAVYIILCFTRFGQIFAVIAGMLVAAAIGHHGIMDIAAAVRGGLGSFLGYIGMIILLGAGLGQVLKRTGVVRHLVFMVTERWNINSQNRAFLVVMSCSVIIVSLLGTMAGGNAILAPILIPIAAAVGVTPNAMAVLLHGAGASGLFLGPFTPPMVALMEFTGLSYPQVLLNAGLPVSIIMWLVTFFWARRVQKASTGKNRYSEEDIAKENANWKPDASVRRATLVFLVTMFTMVGYGIVIEGGSTFVVAIMLVTAALTGVAAKLGPVEIIDSICDGAKNFIWLFFFFVLLDPFINFIQETGAFQALAALLEPMVQDGGTVGFIAFSTMVGIFGVPGAAVAQAEVLNKMFLPLVQSLNIPMTLWVAVLLIGSQMTSFAIPEGDMQGQMGLARSSDLKSVLCNGWLIVLCTTMYVIIRAMIMVM; from the coding sequence ATGGAACAGGGGAGTCTTTTAGGTCTTATACCTTTAGCGGTCTACATCATCCTTTGTTTTACCAGATTCGGACAGATCTTTGCCGTTATCGCAGGGATGCTGGTTGCGGCAGCTATAGGGCATCACGGAATTATGGATATCGCTGCGGCGGTGAGGGGCGGGTTAGGTTCGTTTTTAGGCTATATAGGCATGATTATCCTTCTGGGAGCCGGTTTGGGGCAGGTGCTAAAACGAACGGGGGTAGTTAGACATCTGGTGTTTATGGTGACTGAGAGATGGAATATCAACTCTCAGAACAGGGCTTTCCTGGTGGTCATGTCTTGCTCCGTCATCATAGTGAGCCTTCTCGGTACTATGGCAGGCGGTAACGCCATACTCGCTCCCATCCTTATCCCGATTGCGGCGGCGGTCGGAGTCACCCCTAACGCTATGGCGGTGCTCCTCCACGGGGCTGGTGCGTCAGGGCTCTTTTTGGGACCCTTTACGCCCCCCATGGTGGCGCTGATGGAGTTCACCGGACTGTCTTATCCCCAGGTTCTGCTGAATGCTGGCCTGCCTGTCTCGATAATAATGTGGCTTGTCACATTCTTCTGGGCGAGGAGGGTTCAAAAGGCCTCGACAGGTAAGAACCGTTATTCCGAGGAGGATATCGCTAAAGAGAACGCTAATTGGAAGCCCGACGCCTCGGTGCGCAGGGCTACCCTGGTTTTCCTGGTTACCATGTTCACCATGGTCGGTTACGGCATCGTTATAGAGGGTGGATCGACCTTCGTCGTCGCCATAATGCTGGTGACCGCCGCTTTGACCGGTGTAGCCGCAAAGCTCGGTCCGGTGGAGATCATTGACTCCATCTGCGATGGTGCCAAAAATTTCATATGGCTTTTCTTCTTCTTCGTGCTTCTTGATCCGTTTATCAACTTCATCCAGGAGACCGGAGCCTTCCAGGCTCTTGCTGCTCTCCTTGAGCCCATGGTTCAGGATGGTGGTACGGTGGGATTCATCGCCTTCTCGACTATGGTAGGTATCTTCGGGGTTCCAGGAGCAGCCGTTGCTCAGGCAGAGGTGCTGAATAAAATGTTCCTGCCTTTGGTGCAGAGCTTGAATATTCCCATGACCCTTTGGGTTGCCGTTCTCCTGATAGGCTCTCAGATGACCTCTTTCGCCATTCCTGAGGGAGATATGCAAGGACAGATGGGGCTAGCAAGATCCAGCGATCTGAAGTCGGTTCTCTGTAATGGATGGTTGATAGTCCTTTGTACCACCATGTACGTCATAATAAGAGCCATGATAATGGTGATGTAG